From one Planctomycetia bacterium genomic stretch:
- a CDS encoding FHA domain-containing protein, protein MYTYLTMSLGPRAGTSYLLNPLAENRIGRGTDCLVVLTDPRCSRVHSVVTRRDNRWHVRDSGSRNGTFVNEQKVDEAVLDEGHHLRVGSTEFSFHQSSEPPTAHVDGLGLSQTFIRDTRYGMVDSAALPMMALIESEQAQDLLLLYQLSVKLLGYTSSNDVLRVALDLLRDRTGASVVGFLWVTDEGTLKPKMVIPERAAGQVILSESLTQHVISEGHAVWIANQAGGTHDHLESYADALCVPMVRPEGVLGALHVYLDRGRFRQSHFDFAISLANMTSVALVRARRDESLVVDLARLKVKTSGADELVG, encoded by the coding sequence ATGTACACGTATCTGACGATGAGCCTCGGTCCCCGGGCCGGGACGAGCTATCTATTGAATCCCCTGGCCGAGAACCGCATCGGGCGGGGCACCGATTGCCTGGTCGTGTTGACCGATCCGCGCTGTTCCCGCGTGCATTCGGTCGTCACCCGGCGCGACAACCGCTGGCACGTGCGCGACTCCGGAAGCCGGAACGGGACATTCGTCAACGAACAAAAGGTCGACGAAGCCGTGCTCGACGAAGGGCATCACCTGCGGGTCGGCTCGACGGAATTCTCCTTCCATCAAAGCAGCGAGCCTCCGACCGCTCACGTCGACGGCCTGGGACTGTCGCAGACGTTTATTCGCGACACGCGCTATGGCATGGTCGATTCCGCGGCGCTGCCGATGATGGCGCTGATCGAATCGGAACAAGCGCAAGACTTGCTGCTGCTGTATCAACTGAGCGTGAAGTTGCTCGGTTACACCAGTTCGAACGACGTGCTCCGGGTGGCGCTCGATCTGCTGCGCGACCGGACCGGGGCGTCGGTTGTCGGTTTCCTCTGGGTTACCGACGAAGGCACGCTCAAGCCGAAGATGGTCATCCCGGAGCGCGCCGCCGGGCAGGTCATCCTCAGCGAATCGCTCACGCAGCACGTGATCAGCGAAGGCCACGCAGTGTGGATCGCCAACCAGGCCGGCGGAACGCACGATCATCTTGAGTCTTACGCCGACGCCCTCTGTGTGCCGATGGTTCGCCCGGAGGGAGTGCTCGGCGCATTGCACGTCTATCTCGACCGGGGACGCTTCCGGCAATCGCATTTCGATTTCGCAATCTCGCTGGCCAACATGACCTCGGTCGCGCTCGTCCGCGCGCGGCGCGATGAATCCTTGGTAGTCGATCTCGCAAGGCTCAAGGTCAAGACGAGCGGGGCCGATGAGTTGGTCGG
- a CDS encoding DUF1573 domain-containing protein gives MSRSVFRACCFVLLAALPAQADDWAGKMFSTRDHNYGSVARGAKTEFQFVITNIYEEDVHIAGVRSSCGCTTPRVTHETLKTYEKGAIIASFDTHGHLGQKDATLTVTFDKPYYAEVQLNVAGYIRSDVVFNPGEVDFGTIRPGATSEKKVEVAYAGRSEWQITGVQSPHDFLEAEVVETRREFGQVAYALVVKLKDNAPTGYLNEQVFLLTNDRRSDRIPIEITGRIAADLTVSPSSLSLGVLRPGQKVTKKLVVRGSGPFKITGVHCEDTAFEFNVDDTAKPLHLVPVTFTAGNEPGKLNCKIEIETDLNGGLKAECLAHVQIQAAEIAQEKAADAK, from the coding sequence GTGTCGAGGTCAGTATTTCGCGCCTGCTGTTTCGTGCTGCTTGCCGCCCTGCCTGCCCAGGCCGATGATTGGGCCGGCAAGATGTTCAGCACGCGCGATCATAACTACGGGAGCGTCGCCCGCGGGGCGAAGACCGAATTTCAATTCGTCATTACGAACATCTACGAAGAAGACGTGCACATCGCCGGCGTCCGCAGCAGTTGCGGTTGCACGACTCCGCGCGTGACGCATGAGACGTTGAAGACCTACGAAAAAGGCGCCATCATCGCCAGCTTCGATACGCATGGCCATCTCGGGCAGAAGGACGCCACGTTGACCGTGACGTTCGACAAGCCGTACTACGCCGAAGTGCAATTGAACGTCGCCGGGTATATCCGTAGCGACGTAGTGTTCAATCCCGGCGAAGTCGATTTCGGCACCATTCGGCCCGGCGCCACGTCGGAGAAGAAGGTCGAAGTCGCCTACGCGGGGCGCAGCGAGTGGCAAATCACGGGCGTGCAATCGCCGCATGATTTCCTCGAAGCGGAAGTCGTCGAGACGCGCCGCGAATTCGGGCAAGTGGCCTACGCGTTGGTCGTGAAGCTGAAAGACAATGCGCCGACCGGCTACTTGAATGAGCAAGTGTTTCTGCTGACCAACGACCGCCGTAGCGATCGCATTCCGATCGAAATCACCGGGCGCATCGCCGCCGACCTGACGGTCAGTCCGTCGTCGTTGTCGCTCGGCGTCCTGCGGCCGGGGCAGAAGGTCACCAAAAAACTCGTCGTTCGCGGCAGCGGCCCGTTCAAAATCACCGGGGTCCATTGCGAGGATACGGCGTTCGAGTTCAACGTGGACGACACCGCGAAGCCGTTGCATCTGGTACCGGTCACGTTCACGGCCGGCAATGAACCTGGCAAGTTAAACTGCAAGATCGAGATCGAAACCGATCTCAACGGCGGTCTCAAAGCAGAATGCCTGGCCCACGTGCAAATCCAGGCAGCGGAGATCGCGCAGGAAAAGGCCGCAGACGCGAAGTAA
- a CDS encoding thioredoxin-like domain-containing protein, translating to MAPHPFANAQPAPSLAGGVSWINSAGPIDLEDLRGKFVVLDFWTYCCINCLHILPELKKLERAYPNEVVVIGVHSAKFETEEETDNIREAVERYEIEHPVINDANHVVWDRFGAQSWPTICIIDPEGKLIVRESGEIPFTAFDQFLKKALPYYREHKLLDATPLHFDLAAAQAKQTPLRYPGKILADAAGGRLFISDSNHNRIAIAGLDGALQEVIGSGAIGKQDGDYAQAQFDHPQGMALVGEKLYVADTENHLIRQVDLKSKQVSTIAGVGRQSRGWYHDLTPPEWRGDVKTTALNSPWALWPHDGWLYIAMAGSHQIWRLNLSGSEIELYAGNGREDIVDGDLRPDEPYAAGACSFAQPSGLVGDDKWLYVADSEGSSIRAVPFNAKGRVKTVVGTSHLPQARLFTFGDVDGANPDARLQHALGVTLADGKLYVADTYNHKIKVVDPGKETSTTFAGDGKPGSGDEPTQFHEPCGLSAANGKLYVADTNNHLIRVIDLATKQVSTLEITGLASPSPPAATPAADFANARQVPADAISLKPVDGHVALDLLPSLPLGYKINPLAPLVYRVDIEGDAGPIDAAGVGQLTRADVKELPIRFTIPLTADAGKATLKVGLTYYYCSKEPGGLCKMASVVWTVPTTVSAEAESEAATLNELDLLSP from the coding sequence ATGGCGCCTCACCCATTCGCCAACGCCCAGCCGGCGCCTTCGCTGGCAGGCGGCGTAAGCTGGATCAACTCTGCCGGTCCGATCGATCTGGAAGACTTGCGGGGCAAATTCGTGGTCCTGGATTTTTGGACTTATTGCTGCATTAATTGCCTCCACATTCTGCCGGAATTAAAGAAGTTGGAGCGCGCCTACCCCAATGAAGTCGTCGTGATCGGCGTGCATTCGGCGAAGTTCGAAACAGAAGAGGAAACCGACAATATTCGCGAGGCCGTGGAGCGCTACGAAATTGAACATCCGGTGATCAACGACGCCAACCACGTGGTTTGGGACCGCTTCGGCGCGCAAAGCTGGCCCACGATCTGCATCATCGACCCGGAAGGCAAATTGATCGTCCGTGAGTCCGGCGAAATTCCTTTCACAGCCTTCGATCAATTTCTCAAAAAGGCGCTGCCGTATTACCGCGAGCACAAACTGCTCGACGCCACGCCGCTGCACTTCGATCTGGCCGCGGCGCAGGCAAAACAAACGCCGCTCCGCTACCCAGGCAAGATCCTGGCTGACGCGGCCGGTGGTCGATTGTTCATTTCCGACAGCAATCACAACCGCATTGCGATCGCCGGACTCGATGGCGCGCTGCAGGAAGTGATTGGTTCCGGCGCGATCGGCAAGCAGGATGGCGACTACGCTCAGGCCCAGTTCGATCATCCGCAGGGCATGGCGCTGGTGGGCGAGAAGTTGTATGTGGCCGACACGGAGAATCATCTGATTCGGCAGGTCGACCTCAAATCGAAGCAAGTCTCAACAATCGCTGGCGTTGGACGCCAGAGTCGCGGTTGGTATCACGATCTCACCCCGCCGGAATGGCGCGGCGACGTGAAGACCACAGCGCTCAACAGCCCTTGGGCGCTGTGGCCGCACGACGGTTGGCTCTACATCGCGATGGCGGGCTCGCATCAAATCTGGCGACTGAATCTCAGCGGCAGCGAGATCGAACTTTACGCCGGTAACGGGCGGGAGGACATCGTCGACGGCGATCTCCGCCCGGACGAACCGTACGCGGCGGGCGCATGCAGCTTCGCGCAACCGAGCGGTCTGGTCGGCGACGACAAGTGGCTTTATGTAGCCGACAGCGAAGGGAGTTCGATCCGCGCCGTACCATTCAATGCGAAAGGGCGCGTCAAAACGGTAGTGGGCACTTCGCACTTGCCGCAAGCGCGATTGTTCACCTTCGGCGACGTTGATGGCGCGAATCCTGACGCGCGATTGCAGCATGCACTTGGCGTGACGCTCGCCGACGGCAAACTGTACGTGGCCGATACCTACAATCACAAGATCAAGGTCGTTGATCCGGGGAAGGAAACCTCGACCACCTTCGCCGGCGACGGGAAGCCAGGCAGTGGCGACGAGCCGACGCAATTCCACGAACCGTGCGGCCTGTCCGCCGCGAACGGCAAGTTATACGTTGCTGATACGAACAATCATCTGATTCGTGTCATCGATCTCGCGACCAAGCAAGTTTCCACGCTGGAAATCACCGGGCTGGCGTCCCCATCACCGCCGGCCGCGACGCCAGCGGCTGATTTCGCTAATGCCCGACAGGTTCCGGCCGACGCGATTTCGCTCAAGCCCGTCGACGGCCACGTAGCGCTCGATTTGCTGCCGTCGCTGCCGCTCGGCTATAAGATCAATCCGCTCGCGCCGTTAGTCTATCGTGTCGACATCGAGGGCGATGCCGGTCCGATTGATGCCGCAGGGGTCGGACAGCTCACGCGCGCTGACGTCAAAGAGTTGCCGATCAGGTTTACCATTCCACTGACTGCGGATGCGGGCAAAGCGACGCTAAAAGTCGGACTGACGTACTACTACTGCTCGAAGGAGCCAGGCGGGCTCTGCAAGATGGCGAGCGTCGTCTGGACGGTTCCGACTACGGTTTCGGCCGAGGCCGAGAGCGAAGCAGCTACGCTTAACGAACTTGATTTGCTCTCGCCGTAG